In Candidatus Thermoplasmatota archaeon, the sequence TTCAGGTAACATTGGAAGGCATGTACCCTTCATCCACTGGGAACTGGTAGAGGGGGATGAATGCGAAATAATAGCCTTTCCGAAAGGAGGTGGTTCTGAAAACATGTCGACATTGAAGATGCTTAAGCCAGGAGAGGGATTAAAAGGGGCTAAAAAATTCATTTTGGACTGGATGGTGAATGCCGCCGGCAATCCATGTCCACCTACCGTTGTGGGTGTGGGAATCGGGGGAGGGGCTGACATTGCCATGGAGCTGGCGAAACGCTCTCTGCTCAGGCCCGTCGGAAAAAGGAATGAAATAAAAGAGATAGCAAAAATGGAGGAGGAACTTATAGATGCTATAAACTCCACAGGTATAGGGCCCATGGGACTCGGAGGAAAGACAACCGTCATCGACGTTCATATAGAGGTAGCTCATCGTCATCCCGCATCTCTGCCTGTCGGAATCGTGGTACAGTGCTGGGCTGATAGAAGGGCTGGAATCACTATAAACTCAAATGGGGAGGTAAAATGGAATATGAAATAGAAACGCCCCTGACAAAGGAAAAAATAAGCAAATTCAATGTCGGTGATATGCTGTATTTGACAGGAACCGTTATAACTGTCAGGGACAAGGCACATGAAAAAGCAATCGAAATGCACAGAAATGGGAAGGAACTGCCTGTCAATTTCTCAGAAGGGGCAATATTTCACTGCGGGCCTATAATGAGAAAGAAGGACAAATGGGAGGTAATAGCTGCAGGTCCCACTACAAGCAGCAGAATGGAATCTTTTGAGCATGAATTCATAAAGAGATTTAGCACAAAAATAATCATAGGAAAAGGAGGTATGGGCATAATGACTGCAGAGGCATGCAAAAAATACGGGGCGGTATACTGCGTTTTCACAGGTGGAGTTGCAGTCTTGGCTGCAAAAGCAGTCAGTCATGTAAAAGACGTTTTCTGGCTGGATGAACTGGGAATGCCCGAAGCA encodes:
- a CDS encoding fumarate hydratase, whose product is MDKEVLSDDIAKMIEIAVTQLPSDIVYALKKARDNEVEPGRTQLSAILENIELAGKEKKPLCQDTGIQTFFVKVGINFPYMDILKDSIVEGVRKATEKVPLRPNAINLLTEKNSGNIGRHVPFIHWELVEGDECEIIAFPKGGGSENMSTLKMLKPGEGLKGAKKFILDWMVNAAGNPCPPTVVGVGIGGGADIAMELAKRSLLRPVGKRNEIKEIAKMEEELIDAINSTGIGPMGLGGKTTVIDVHIEVAHRHPASLPVGIVVQCWADRRAGITINSNGEVKWNMK
- a CDS encoding FumA C-terminus/TtdB family hydratase beta subunit, translated to MEYEIETPLTKEKISKFNVGDMLYLTGTVITVRDKAHEKAIEMHRNGKELPVNFSEGAIFHCGPIMRKKDKWEVIAAGPTTSSRMESFEHEFIKRFSTKIIIGKGGMGIMTAEACKKYGAVYCVFTGGVAVLAAKAVSHVKDVFWLDELGMPEALWVFAVKRFGPLTVTIDIHGNNLTEKIKKRAKEKARAVEF